One Microtus ochrogaster isolate Prairie Vole_2 unplaced genomic scaffold, MicOch1.0 UNK14, whole genome shotgun sequence genomic region harbors:
- the Mamstr gene encoding MEF2-activating motif and SAP domain-containing transcriptional regulator, giving the protein MTLAASSQRSQIIRSKFRSVLQLRIHRRNQDCTSDSDPWISASGPALAPALPPAPASFLVSPGVLSPEPAYCPRRSPKKESSKNSQHWKEPKVRGNLTYHLYMPPERRQGSREDLQAEGSTLGPPGPSLWEEKNSQRPHPRMKPSSPGNSRPSPPSHKLELQTLKLEELTVSELRQQLRLRGLPVSGTKSMLLERMRGGAQPRERQKPRREDKEAAAPWPRLRPKVLGRTRRPGTVKTSTTTRRLQFSEVADPLGAAPAPAPAPVQAPAPASAPALPTPFPTSSPASLTLEEELQEAIHRAQLLPNRDIDDILEDQVEPDDLLPPIPLDFPGSFDVLSPSPDSDGFSSVFSSSLPSPTSSLSPSPKALTDSLDWLEALSGGPPLDSGPPGPSIFSADLSDPSGTRLWELLPDA; this is encoded by the exons ATGACCCTGGCAGCCTCCTCCCAGCGCTCCCAAATCATCCGTTCCAAGTTCCGCTCTG TCCTGCAGCTTCGGATCCACAGACGGAATCAAGACTGTA CCTCTGATTCAGATCCATGGATCTCAGCCTCAGGCCCAGCTCTGGCTCCGGCTTTGCCCCCTGCTCCTGCTTCTTTCCTTGTCAGCCCTGGCGTCTTGTCCCCTGAACCAGCATATTGTCCTCGGAGGTCTCCAAAGAAG GAATCTTCCAAGAACTCCCAACACTGGAAGGAGCCCAAGGTCAGGGGGAATTTGACATATCACCTGTACATGCCTCCAGAACGGAGACAAGGGTCTAGGGAAGATCTCCAAGCAGAGGGCTCAACCCTGGGACCCCCAGGGCCATCACTGTGGGAGGAGAAAAACTCACAGAGGCCACACCCTCG GATGAAGCCCTCCTCACCAGGAAACTCCAGGCCCTCACCCCCTTCACACAAGCTGGAACTTCAGACCCTTAAATTGGAAGAGCTGACG GTTTCAGAGCTTCGGCAGCAGCTGCGCCTACGGGGACTCCCAGTCTCCGGGACCAAGTCGATGCTCCTGGAGCGCATGCGCGGTGGCGCCCAGCCCAGAGAACGGCAGAAGCCCCGGCGTGAGGACAAAGAGGCTGCGGCTCCCTGGCCGCGCCTTAGGCCTAAGGTTCTGGGACGTACCCGGCGGCCCGGCACG GTAAAGACAAGTACAACGACTCGTAGGCTGCAGTTTTCTGAAGTTGCGGATCCCCTGGGGGCTGCTCCAGCTCCGGCTCCCGCGCCGGTTCAGGCTCCCGCTCCAGCTTCGGCTCCGGCTCTTCCAACTCCCTTTCCAACATCTTCTCCAGCCAGCCTGACTctggaggaggagctgcaggAAGCGATCCATAGGGCTCAG CTGCTTCCGAATCGGGACATCGATGACATCCTGGAAGACCAAGTGGAGCCAGATG ACCTGCTGCCTCCCATCCCCTTGGACTTCCCGGGCTCGTTTGACGTGCTGTCTCCCTCCCCGGACTCGGATGGCTTCTCTTCCGTTTTCTCTTCTTCACTCCCATCCCCCACAAGCTCCCTGTCCCCTTCTCCAAAGGCACTTACAGATTCCTTGGACTGGCTGGAGGCCTTGAGTGGCGGTCCACCGCTGGACTCTGGGCCTCCAGGGCCCAGCATCTTCTCTGCGGACTTATCTGACCCCAGTGGCACTCGTCTTTGGGAACTGCTTCCGGATGCATGA